One region of Lactobacillus johnsonii genomic DNA includes:
- a CDS encoding bacteriocin immunity protein yields the protein MKNELAQVLNDFISLAKTHYDRKGNEYLLEQLEIALDKTNNNVQDAVNEARTTYQNVNTICLVNHLHLEKDEEALLEKIKEISMSKGWLGGLNSWNTTNTWPGR from the coding sequence ATGAAAAATGAATTGGCACAAGTATTGAATGATTTCATTTCACTTGCTAAGACTCATTATGATCGAAAAGGTAACGAATACTTATTAGAACAATTAGAGATTGCCTTAGATAAGACGAATAACAATGTTCAAGATGCGGTAAACGAAGCACGAACAACCTATCAAAATGTGAATACGATTTGTTTAGTAAACCATCTCCATTTAGAAAAAGATGAAGAGGCATTACTTGAAAAAATTAAAGAAATTTCAATGAGTAAAGGCTGGCTTGGTGGCTTAAACAGCTGGAATACTACCAATACTTGGCCTGGAAGGTAG
- a CDS encoding cation-translocating P-type ATPase, giving the protein MELEKGIEVITLTEKDDEDDEIIKVAQLSVEDALKELNTEQAGLTIDEVHTLQQTYGKNVFAKAKQEPLWKKFIANFTSLMAILLWVAGIIAFCANLVQLGIAIWAVNIINGIFSFWQEFQADKATEALANMLPSYTRVVRNGKEEKILAKDLVPGDIVKLEEGDDIPADIRVIAATSAQVDQSSLTGEVNPVHKDTHRIENVEKKNHADLNNMIFSGTNMMKGNVTGAVVKTGMNTDFGKIAELTQNVKQQKSPLEKELDTLTKQISILAISIGIIFFLVATFFVHYPLVKAFVFALGMIVAFIPEGLEPTVTLSLAGAVQRMAKKHALIKRLSSVETLGSTSVICSDKTGTLTKNEMTVKELWTLEKSYHVSGEGYAVRGHIKEGPTHIFAKDNDTLKEVLLGGVFADNARIQKPDKQHPRYQILGDPTEACLEVVARKGKIDVEAEVEKTPRVKELPFDSSRKMMTVIQSSDGTHRFNTYTKGAQNCVVDKCTSYLCDGKIQPITQEIKDKIMRANDGYAKDGLRVLAVAGRNLDQKIMDNLDLATIDTVERDLTFLGLTVMMDPPRAEVYKAARECRKAGIKVTMVTGDYGLTAKSIAREIGLTDPDKPLTVITGDALKTMPDKELRHYLEGEVVFARMAPEQKYRVVSMYEKMGKIVAATGDGVNDAPALKKANIGIAMGGTGTDVAKEAADMILADDNFASIVGAIKEGRGVYSNIRKFLIYILNSNMPEAVPSVLFLLSGGAIPLALTVMEILFIDLGTDMIPALGLGREDPEKGIMDRPPRSPKDHLINKDVLAKAFLWYGLIASIIATAAFFIANFYRGHIFPNLPASGWDYRQATTVTLAAIIFCQIAAVLNIRYARQSMFNKYFFKNSMIFIGIIMEIVLLLCISYVPVFQSFFGTEPLNAHDWMMLVCIPIPLILIDELRKWILRKESKNK; this is encoded by the coding sequence ATGGAGCTGGAAAAAGGAATAGAAGTGATAACTTTGACTGAAAAAGATGATGAAGACGATGAGATAATTAAGGTGGCTCAATTATCCGTCGAAGATGCATTAAAAGAATTAAATACAGAGCAAGCTGGTTTAACTATTGATGAAGTACATACTTTGCAGCAAACATATGGAAAAAATGTTTTTGCTAAAGCAAAACAAGAACCACTATGGAAGAAGTTTATAGCTAACTTTACAAGTTTAATGGCGATTTTACTTTGGGTAGCAGGGATAATAGCTTTCTGCGCAAATTTAGTACAACTAGGAATTGCCATTTGGGCTGTAAATATTATTAATGGGATTTTTAGTTTTTGGCAGGAATTTCAGGCTGATAAGGCAACCGAAGCTTTAGCGAATATGTTACCTTCATATACTCGTGTTGTGAGAAATGGTAAAGAAGAAAAAATTCTGGCTAAAGACTTAGTACCAGGTGACATAGTCAAACTAGAAGAAGGGGACGATATCCCAGCTGATATTCGTGTGATTGCGGCAACAAGTGCTCAGGTAGATCAATCATCCCTAACTGGTGAAGTAAATCCAGTGCATAAAGATACACATCGAATTGAAAACGTCGAAAAGAAAAATCATGCTGATCTTAATAACATGATTTTTTCTGGTACAAACATGATGAAAGGAAACGTTACAGGTGCTGTTGTTAAGACAGGAATGAATACTGACTTTGGTAAAATTGCTGAATTGACACAAAATGTTAAGCAACAAAAGAGTCCACTTGAAAAAGAACTTGATACTTTAACGAAACAAATTTCAATTCTAGCAATTTCTATTGGTATTATTTTCTTCTTAGTTGCAACTTTCTTTGTACATTATCCTTTAGTAAAAGCCTTTGTTTTTGCTTTAGGGATGATTGTGGCTTTTATTCCAGAAGGATTAGAGCCAACTGTTACATTGTCCTTGGCTGGAGCAGTTCAAAGAATGGCAAAAAAGCATGCCTTGATTAAGCGTTTATCTAGTGTTGAAACGCTAGGGTCAACTTCTGTCATTTGTTCTGATAAAACAGGTACTTTAACTAAGAACGAAATGACCGTAAAAGAACTTTGGACTTTAGAGAAGAGCTATCATGTTTCGGGTGAAGGTTATGCAGTGCGGGGTCATATTAAAGAAGGACCAACGCATATTTTTGCAAAAGATAATGACACCTTGAAGGAAGTATTACTTGGTGGTGTTTTTGCAGATAATGCAAGAATTCAAAAGCCTGATAAGCAACATCCGCGCTACCAAATCTTAGGTGATCCAACTGAAGCTTGCCTTGAAGTTGTTGCAAGAAAAGGAAAGATAGATGTTGAAGCAGAAGTAGAAAAGACACCACGCGTTAAAGAATTGCCATTTGATTCAAGTAGAAAAATGATGACAGTAATTCAGAGCTCCGATGGTACACACCGTTTCAATACCTATACTAAGGGTGCCCAAAATTGTGTGGTTGATAAATGTACTTCTTACCTATGTGATGGTAAAATTCAGCCTATTACCCAGGAAATAAAAGATAAGATTATGCGAGCAAATGACGGCTATGCTAAAGATGGCTTGCGTGTCTTAGCAGTTGCTGGCCGTAATCTTGATCAAAAGATAATGGATAATTTAGATCTTGCAACAATTGATACAGTTGAAAGAGATCTCACCTTCTTAGGGTTAACCGTTATGATGGATCCGCCAAGAGCCGAAGTTTATAAGGCGGCACGTGAATGCCGCAAGGCTGGAATTAAAGTTACGATGGTTACTGGTGACTATGGTTTGACCGCTAAGAGTATTGCTCGTGAAATTGGCTTGACTGATCCTGATAAGCCACTGACAGTCATTACTGGGGATGCTTTAAAGACGATGCCTGATAAGGAGTTAAGACATTATCTTGAAGGTGAAGTTGTTTTTGCTAGAATGGCCCCTGAACAAAAATACCGTGTTGTTTCGATGTATGAAAAAATGGGTAAAATCGTTGCTGCCACTGGAGACGGCGTTAATGACGCACCTGCTTTAAAGAAAGCAAATATTGGTATCGCTATGGGTGGAACGGGTACTGATGTTGCAAAAGAAGCAGCCGATATGATTTTGGCTGATGATAATTTTGCTTCTATTGTAGGTGCTATTAAAGAAGGACGCGGTGTATACAGCAATATTCGTAAGTTCTTAATTTACATTTTGAACTCAAATATGCCTGAAGCCGTTCCATCTGTTCTGTTTTTACTTTCAGGTGGGGCAATTCCATTGGCTTTGACTGTAATGGAAATTTTATTTATTGACCTAGGTACTGACATGATTCCAGCTCTAGGTTTAGGACGAGAAGATCCTGAAAAAGGAATTATGGATCGGCCTCCAAGATCACCAAAGGATCATTTGATTAATAAAGATGTCCTGGCAAAAGCCTTTCTCTGGTATGGTTTAATTGCTTCGATAATTGCGACAGCTGCCTTCTTCATTGCTAACTTTTATCGTGGTCATATTTTTCCTAATTTGCCAGCAAGCGGCTGGGACTATCGCCAAGCAACTACTGTAACTTTAGCGGCAATTATTTTTTGTCAGATTGCGGCAGTCTTAAATATTCGGTATGCTAGACAGTCAATGTTTAACAAATATTTCTTTAAGAATTCGATGATTTTTATTGGGATCATTATGGAAATTGTCTTGCTACTATGCATTTCTTATGTGCCAGTCTTTCAGTCATTTTTTGGTACCGAGCCGCTTAATGCACATGATTGGATGATGCTAGTATGTATCCCGATACCATTAATTTTAATTGACGAGTTAAGAAAATGGATTTTAAGAAAAGAGTCAAAAAATAAATAA
- a CDS encoding ABC transporter substrate-binding protein/permease produces MKKTKLLSFFFALLMFFSLGATFIKPAQAASQKQVAEGSVLKKIKKSGELVVGTSADYPPLEFTASENGKTKYVGVDIELAKDIAKDLGVKLVIKNMSFDSLLVALETGKVDMVISAMTPTPERKQSVAFSKIYYKPSGEYFLVNKKDKDKYTSIQSLKGQTVGAQTGSNQYNLVKSQMKDSKLKGLGKINNLVLALQSGKVSAVVVEELIAKAYAENNSGLAAVHSNLKETQAGNAVAIAKGQDDLVAQVNKTIDQVQKKDLINKEYLPAAAKYMKTEKKSNTFAKYIPYFFKGIWYTIVITIFSVIIGIVLGIILALMRLSKNPILHWLAVCYIEFIRGTPQMVQILFVYFGIGYLISNLSALVAGIIAIGLNSGAYVAEDIRSGIDSLPKGQMEAARSLGLSRQKAFRYVIIPQAIKNIWPALGNEFITLLKDSSLVSVIGVAELMYQTQLVQTSTYKGVLPLFIAMIIYFIMTFSLTRLLNHFEKRMKRNDND; encoded by the coding sequence ATGAAAAAAACAAAACTGTTAAGCTTTTTCTTTGCACTTTTGATGTTTTTCTCACTCGGTGCTACTTTTATCAAGCCAGCTCAAGCGGCTAGCCAAAAGCAAGTAGCAGAAGGTAGTGTCTTGAAGAAGATTAAAAAGAGTGGAGAATTAGTAGTCGGTACATCTGCTGATTATCCGCCACTAGAATTTACCGCAAGTGAAAATGGTAAGACTAAATATGTTGGAGTAGATATTGAACTAGCCAAAGATATCGCCAAAGACTTAGGTGTGAAGTTAGTTATTAAGAATATGTCTTTTGACTCCTTGTTAGTTGCACTCGAGACAGGAAAGGTAGATATGGTTATTTCGGCTATGACGCCTACCCCTGAAAGAAAGCAAAGTGTGGCATTTTCAAAAATTTACTATAAGCCAAGTGGTGAATATTTCTTAGTAAATAAAAAGGATAAAGACAAGTACACCAGTATTCAAAGTCTTAAAGGTCAAACGGTTGGAGCACAAACAGGAAGTAACCAATATAATTTAGTTAAGTCTCAAATGAAAGATTCTAAATTAAAGGGTCTTGGAAAAATTAACAACTTAGTATTAGCCTTGCAATCAGGCAAGGTTTCTGCAGTAGTAGTAGAAGAATTAATTGCTAAAGCATATGCCGAAAATAATAGTGGCTTAGCTGCAGTTCATTCAAACTTAAAAGAAACTCAAGCAGGAAACGCAGTTGCAATTGCTAAAGGACAAGATGATTTAGTAGCTCAAGTAAATAAGACAATTGACCAAGTTCAGAAGAAAGACTTGATTAATAAAGAATATTTACCAGCAGCTGCTAAATATATGAAGACAGAAAAGAAAAGTAATACTTTTGCTAAGTACATTCCATATTTCTTTAAGGGTATTTGGTACACAATCGTAATTACTATTTTTTCAGTAATTATTGGTATTGTTTTAGGTATCATTTTAGCTTTGATGCGTTTATCAAAGAATCCAATTTTACACTGGCTTGCTGTTTGCTACATTGAATTTATCCGTGGTACGCCGCAAATGGTACAAATTTTATTTGTTTACTTCGGAATTGGATATTTGATTTCTAATCTTTCCGCTTTAGTTGCAGGTATTATTGCGATTGGACTTAATTCTGGAGCCTATGTGGCTGAAGATATTAGGTCAGGAATTGATTCTTTACCAAAAGGCCAGATGGAAGCAGCTCGCTCACTTGGTTTAAGCCGTCAAAAAGCCTTTAGATATGTCATTATTCCGCAGGCAATTAAGAACATTTGGCCAGCTTTAGGCAATGAATTTATTACTTTATTAAAGGATAGTTCGTTAGTTTCAGTAATTGGAGTTGCAGAACTAATGTATCAAACACAATTAGTTCAAACTTCAACTTATAAGGGTGTTCTACCATTATTTATTGCCATGATTATTTACTTTATTATGACTTTCTCATTAACGAGATTATTGAATCACTTTGAAAAGAGGATGAAGCGTAATGACAATGATTAA
- a CDS encoding amino acid ABC transporter ATP-binding protein: protein MTMIKVEHLKKSFGKKEVLKDISANVEKGKVISIIGPSGSGKSTFLRCLNVLETPTSGKIIFDGQDLTHISEKELDILREKMGMVFQSFNLFPNMNVVENVKLAPMKVKGVSEEEAEKQALELLDKVGLKDRAKQYPSSLSGGQQQRVAIARALAMDPEVMLFDEPTSALDPEMVGEVLKTMQDLADSGMTMVIVTHEMGFAREVSDEVWFMADGYLQEQGSPEQIFESPQSTRAKDFLSKVL from the coding sequence ATGACAATGATTAAGGTTGAACATTTAAAGAAGAGTTTTGGAAAAAAAGAAGTCCTCAAAGATATTTCTGCAAATGTTGAGAAGGGAAAAGTTATTAGTATCATTGGCCCATCAGGTTCAGGTAAGAGTACATTTTTACGCTGTCTTAATGTACTTGAGACACCAACAAGCGGCAAGATAATTTTTGATGGGCAAGATTTAACACATATTAGTGAAAAGGAATTAGATATTTTAAGAGAAAAAATGGGAATGGTTTTCCAAAGCTTTAATCTTTTTCCAAATATGAATGTAGTTGAAAACGTTAAATTAGCTCCTATGAAAGTTAAAGGCGTAAGTGAAGAAGAAGCTGAAAAGCAGGCTTTAGAATTGCTTGATAAAGTGGGTTTGAAAGATCGGGCTAAGCAATATCCTTCTAGTTTGTCTGGTGGGCAGCAGCAACGTGTTGCGATTGCTAGAGCTTTAGCAATGGACCCCGAAGTAATGCTATTTGATGAACCAACAAGTGCCTTAGACCCAGAAATGGTTGGCGAAGTTTTAAAGACAATGCAAGACTTGGCAGATTCAGGTATGACAATGGTTATTGTTACTCATGAAATGGGATTTGCCCGTGAAGTTTCTGATGAAGTGTGGTTTATGGCAGATGGATATTTGCAGGAACAAGGAAGTCCAGAACAAATTTTTGAAAGTCCGCAAAGTACACGTGCAAAAGACTTTCTTTCTAAAGTACTTTAA
- a CDS encoding GNAT family N-acetyltransferase has product MKIRQATMDDYDQIMTILKDGANQLAERGVDQWQGDYPSPDQIKEDIEKGFAYLAVSADGETVGAISIVEAPDHSYDDLKGEWLLDTDKYVVIHRVAIHSKHAGHGYATKLLTEVIDYIRDHRKDIDSIRIDTHENNSAMQHLIDKMNFTKVGELHGVYRPDEISYVYENVR; this is encoded by the coding sequence ATGAAGATTAGACAAGCTACAATGGATGATTATGATCAAATTATGACAATTTTAAAGGATGGTGCTAACCAACTAGCAGAACGTGGAGTTGACCAATGGCAAGGAGACTATCCTTCACCAGATCAAATTAAAGAAGATATTGAAAAAGGTTTTGCCTATTTAGCTGTTTCAGCTGATGGGGAAACAGTAGGTGCTATTTCTATAGTTGAAGCACCAGATCATTCTTATGATGATTTGAAAGGTGAGTGGCTTCTAGATACTGATAAATATGTTGTAATTCACCGCGTTGCCATTCATTCAAAGCACGCAGGTCATGGTTATGCTACTAAGCTTTTGACTGAAGTAATTGATTATATTCGTGATCACCGTAAAGATATTGATAGCATTCGAATTGATACACATGAAAACAATAGCGCAATGCAACATCTAATTGATAAGATGAATTTCACTAAAGTGGGAGAATTGCATGGAGTTTATCGTCCAGATGAAATTTCATATGTTTATGAGAACGTTAGATAA
- a CDS encoding phosphate ABC transporter substrate-binding protein, with protein sequence MRKNFKFKIAAVCGLLAILIGLTGCANNNSNKITVVGSSAMQLLAEQAGNDYRLSHPDSNIVVQGGGSGTGLSQVQAGAVEIGTSDVFAETQKGIDAKKLQNHLVAVVGIVPIVNKSAGVSNLSKQQLSAIFTGKITNWKQVGGKNQTITVINRSKGSGTRGTFEGLVLNGKKPIQAQEQDSNGTVRKIVSSTPGTISYISFPYANDENIQKLSIDGIKPTNKNVETNRWHLWSYEHIYTKGKPNKNVQKFIDYMLGSKVQNDLVPKLGYISIDKMQVERDSNNHVVQK encoded by the coding sequence ATGAGAAAAAATTTTAAATTTAAAATAGCCGCTGTTTGTGGACTGCTAGCTATTTTAATTGGACTTACAGGCTGTGCTAACAATAATAGCAATAAGATTACTGTTGTTGGATCTAGTGCCATGCAACTTTTAGCTGAGCAAGCTGGAAATGACTATCGTCTGTCTCATCCTGACAGTAATATTGTTGTTCAAGGAGGAGGTTCGGGAACTGGTCTTAGCCAAGTACAGGCTGGAGCAGTTGAAATTGGAACTTCCGATGTTTTTGCTGAAACTCAAAAGGGAATAGATGCTAAGAAATTGCAAAATCATCTTGTTGCCGTTGTAGGTATTGTTCCTATTGTTAATAAGAGTGCCGGTGTAAGCAATTTGAGTAAGCAGCAATTGAGTGCTATTTTTACAGGTAAAATTACTAACTGGAAACAAGTTGGTGGTAAGAACCAAACTATCACTGTAATTAACCGTTCTAAGGGTAGTGGTACTCGTGGAACTTTTGAAGGCTTAGTTCTAAATGGAAAAAAGCCAATTCAGGCTCAAGAACAAGATTCTAACGGTACTGTACGTAAAATTGTCAGTTCTACACCAGGGACAATTTCTTATATCTCATTCCCGTATGCTAATGATGAAAATATTCAAAAATTAAGTATTGATGGGATAAAGCCTACGAATAAGAATGTCGAGACAAATCGCTGGCACCTTTGGTCTTATGAACATATCTATACTAAGGGTAAACCTAACAAGAATGTTCAAAAATTTATTGATTATATGCTTGGAAGTAAGGTACAAAATGATTTAGTACCTAAACTAGGCTATATTAGTATCGATAAGATGCAGGTCGAACGTGATAGTAATAATCATGTTGTTCAAAAATAA
- the pstC gene encoding phosphate ABC transporter permease subunit PstC — protein MNNKDLKKVVESALDKQKVPHVKLKKIGASKVDVASLTEPSKETRQEYWGKGLTYCAIILIIILVASIIGFIGFHGLETFTKDHVNVFQFLTSSDWDPGEGKNHVGAAAMIVTSFSVTLLAALVATPFAIAVALFMTEYSSKKGARFLQSVIELLVGIPSVVYGFLGLTVIVPFIRNIFGGTGFGILSATLVLFVMVLPTITSLTVDSLKAVPSDYRKASLALGATKWQTIYKVILRVASPRIMTAVIFGMARAFGEALAVQMVIGNAVLMPANLVSPSATLTSQLTSQMGNTVMGTLPNNALWSLALLLLIMSLVFNFLVRLIGKRGQK, from the coding sequence ATGAATAACAAAGATCTTAAAAAAGTAGTTGAGTCTGCTTTAGATAAGCAAAAAGTTCCTCATGTTAAATTAAAGAAGATTGGTGCAAGTAAGGTTGATGTTGCCAGCTTAACTGAGCCATCAAAAGAAACACGACAAGAATATTGGGGTAAAGGACTAACTTATTGCGCCATTATTTTAATTATTATTTTGGTTGCTTCAATTATTGGTTTTATTGGATTTCATGGACTAGAAACTTTTACTAAAGATCATGTGAATGTTTTTCAATTTTTAACTTCTAGTGATTGGGATCCAGGTGAGGGAAAGAATCACGTCGGAGCAGCAGCGATGATTGTAACTTCGTTTTCTGTAACCTTACTAGCTGCTTTAGTAGCAACCCCATTTGCAATTGCAGTAGCCTTATTTATGACTGAGTATTCTTCTAAAAAGGGTGCACGCTTTTTGCAATCAGTAATTGAATTATTGGTCGGAATTCCCTCTGTTGTTTATGGATTCTTGGGATTAACAGTTATTGTTCCTTTTATTAGAAATATTTTTGGTGGAACTGGGTTCGGTATTTTATCAGCGACTTTAGTTTTATTTGTCATGGTTTTACCGACAATTACTTCGCTAACTGTTGATAGTTTAAAAGCTGTACCATCTGATTACCGGAAAGCTTCTTTAGCTTTAGGTGCAACTAAATGGCAAACAATCTATAAAGTGATTTTGCGAGTTGCTTCTCCTAGAATTATGACAGCGGTAATTTTTGGGATGGCTAGAGCCTTTGGTGAAGCCTTAGCTGTACAGATGGTTATTGGTAATGCAGTTTTAATGCCAGCTAACTTAGTGAGTCCATCTGCTACTTTAACTAGTCAGTTAACTAGTCAAATGGGAAACACAGTTATGGGAACCTTACCAAATAATGCACTTTGGTCATTAGCGCTTCTATTGTTAATTATGTCTTTGGTCTTTAACTTCTTAGTCCGCTTAATTGGAAAGAGAGGACAGAAATAA
- the pstA gene encoding phosphate ABC transporter permease PstA yields the protein MNAKTRNKIATAGIYTLVSIVVIILFGILGDILVSGVPHLSWHFLSSEASSYQAGGGVRDQLFNSLYLLVLTLIISLPIALGAGIYLAEYAKDNWFTNLIRTTIEILSSLPSIVVGLFGYLLFVVQFGFGFSIISGALALTFFNLPTLTSNIEQAIEGVPQAQRDAGLALGLSNWKTIRGIVLPAALPGILTGIILSAGRIFGEAAALIYTAGQSGSTIDYSNWNPFSPTSFLNVMRPAETLAVHIWKVNTEGIIPDATIVSAATSALLIIVVILFNLGARALGNHLYRKLTAAKS from the coding sequence ATGAATGCAAAAACTCGTAATAAAATTGCTACTGCTGGTATTTATACCTTAGTGAGTATTGTTGTAATCATCCTCTTTGGGATTTTAGGCGATATTCTAGTTTCGGGTGTACCACATCTTTCATGGCATTTTTTATCTTCTGAGGCTTCTTCCTATCAAGCTGGCGGAGGGGTAAGAGATCAGCTATTTAATTCCTTATATTTGCTAGTATTAACCTTAATTATTTCACTTCCAATTGCTTTGGGAGCAGGTATTTATCTAGCGGAATATGCTAAAGATAATTGGTTTACTAACTTAATTAGAACAACAATTGAAATTTTAAGCTCACTTCCTTCAATTGTTGTTGGTTTATTTGGTTATTTACTATTTGTAGTACAGTTTGGATTTGGTTTTTCAATTATTTCTGGTGCTTTGGCTCTTACATTCTTTAATTTACCAACACTAACTAGTAATATTGAACAAGCTATTGAAGGTGTTCCGCAAGCGCAAAGAGATGCGGGACTTGCCTTGGGTTTATCTAACTGGAAAACAATTCGCGGGATCGTTTTGCCGGCAGCCTTACCAGGAATTTTAACTGGTATTATTTTGAGTGCTGGTAGAATTTTTGGTGAAGCCGCTGCCTTAATTTATACTGCAGGGCAAAGTGGATCTACAATTGACTACAGTAATTGGAATCCATTTAGTCCAACTAGTTTTTTAAATGTGATGCGTCCAGCAGAAACTTTAGCTGTTCATATTTGGAAGGTTAATACTGAAGGGATTATTCCCGATGCAACAATTGTTTCAGCTGCAACTTCTGCTTTATTAATTATTGTGGTAATTTTATTCAATCTTGGTGCACGTGCATTGGGTAATCATTTATACCGCAAATTAACGGCTGCTAAGTCATAA
- the pstB gene encoding phosphate ABC transporter ATP-binding protein PstB: MQNVNEVPTYIHQFNKDEQIISTQDLSVFYGGSVQKLFNASLQFKRKTITALIGGSGSGKSTFLRCLNRMNDKVARVDGEIWYHGLDINKNNINVYQLRKNIGMVFQKPNPFPKSIRENITYALKANGENDKQKLDQIVEESLRAAALWDEVKDKLDKSALAMSGGQQQRLCIARALALKPEILLLDEPASALDPVSTSKLEDTLKQLRTDYTMIMVTHNMQQASRISDYTAFFHLGHVLEYDTTENIFTNPKGEITEDYIRGSFG; this comes from the coding sequence ATGCAAAATGTAAATGAAGTCCCGACCTATATTCATCAATTTAATAAGGATGAGCAAATTATATCGACGCAGGACCTTAGTGTTTTTTATGGCGGTAGCGTACAAAAGCTTTTTAATGCTAGTCTTCAGTTTAAGAGAAAAACTATTACAGCTTTAATTGGAGGATCTGGATCAGGAAAGTCTACTTTTTTACGTTGTCTTAATAGAATGAATGACAAAGTGGCTCGAGTAGATGGTGAAATTTGGTATCATGGTTTGGATATCAATAAAAACAATATTAACGTTTACCAATTAAGAAAAAATATTGGAATGGTTTTTCAAAAACCTAATCCATTTCCAAAATCAATTAGAGAAAATATTACTTATGCTCTAAAAGCAAATGGTGAAAATGATAAGCAAAAATTAGATCAAATTGTAGAAGAAAGTTTAAGAGCGGCTGCTTTATGGGATGAAGTGAAGGACAAGTTAGATAAGAGCGCATTGGCAATGTCTGGTGGACAACAGCAGCGTTTATGTATTGCGCGAGCTCTTGCGTTGAAGCCTGAAATTTTGCTGCTCGATGAGCCTGCTAGTGCCCTGGATCCTGTTTCTACTTCTAAGCTTGAGGATACCCTTAAGCAATTAAGAACTGATTATACAATGATCATGGTAACGCACAATATGCAACAAGCTAGTCGTATTAGTGATTACACTGCTTTCTTTCATTTAGGTCATGTTTTAGAGTATGACACTACTGAAAATATTTTTACTAATCCTAAGGGTGAAATTACGGAAGACTACATTCGCGGAAGTTTTGGATAA
- the pstB gene encoding phosphate ABC transporter ATP-binding protein PstB — protein sequence MENIITSKDVHLSYGNVEALHGISLDFEEKELTTLIGPSGCGKSTFLRCLNRMNDDIPNIHISGEIKFENKNIYGPKMDLVELRKDVGMVFQQPSPFPFSVYDNIAYGLRIAGIKDKELIDQRVEESLKQAAIWKETKDNLDRNAQAFSGGQQQRICIARALAVRPKVVLLDEPTSALDPISSSEIEETLLELKHDFTFIMVTHNLQQASRISDYTAFLMSGDLIEYGKTSDVFMNPKKQITSDYLNGRFG from the coding sequence GTGGAAAATATTATTACAAGTAAAGATGTTCACCTGAGCTATGGAAATGTTGAAGCTTTACATGGCATTAGCTTAGACTTTGAAGAAAAAGAACTTACTACCTTAATCGGTCCTTCAGGATGCGGAAAATCAACCTTTCTTCGTTGTTTAAACAGAATGAATGACGATATACCTAATATTCATATTAGTGGTGAGATTAAATTTGAAAATAAGAATATCTATGGTCCTAAAATGGATTTGGTAGAATTACGTAAAGATGTTGGAATGGTTTTCCAGCAGCCAAGTCCTTTTCCATTTTCTGTTTATGACAATATTGCTTACGGTCTTAGAATTGCTGGAATTAAAGATAAAGAATTAATCGACCAGCGAGTTGAAGAAAGTTTAAAGCAAGCTGCAATTTGGAAGGAGACTAAAGATAATTTAGATCGAAACGCTCAAGCATTTTCTGGAGGACAACAACAGAGAATTTGTATTGCTCGTGCTTTAGCAGTTCGTCCAAAAGTAGTTTTGCTTGATGAGCCGACTAGTGCTCTTGACCCAATTTCAAGTAGTGAGATTGAAGAGACTCTTCTTGAATTAAAGCATGATTTTACTTTTATCATGGTAACGCACAACTTACAACAAGCCTCTCGAATTAGTGACTATACTGCGTTCTTAATGAGTGGGGACTTAATTGAGTATGGTAAGACCTCAGATGTGTTTATGAATCCGAAAAAGCAAATTACTAGTGACTATCTGAACGGACGTTTTGGTTAA